TGAGCCAGATGATTATCAATCTCGGCCACTTCCTCTTTCATTCTGGCAATCAGTTCATCCGCTTTGTCCGAGTTGAATTTCAGAATACGCCCCATTTTGATTTCCATCAGTTTGAGAATATCCTCTTTGGTTACTTCGCGGATAAAATTCGGATAATAAGGCGTCAGGCGTTCGTCAATATGTGCACAAGCTGCGTCCATATCTTTGGATTGTTCGAACTCTTTGTCCTTATAGATGCGTTCTTCGATAAATATTTTTTCGAGCGAAGCAAAGTGCAACGCTTCCAGTATTTCGTTTTTCTTGATTTCCAGTTCCTGCTTTAGCAAATCCAGCGTGTTGTCTGCCGACTTTCTCAAGACTTTGCTGACAGTGAGGAAATGAGGTTTGCTGTCATCAATCACGCAGCAGTTGGGTGAGATACTTACTTCGCAATCGGTGAATGCGTACAATGCATCGATTGTTTTGTCCGATGATGTACCTGGTGCCAGATGCACTAATATTTCTACGTTGGCAGCAGTGTTGTCGTCTACCTTGCGAATTTTGATTTTTCCTTTATCAACAGCTTTCAGGATAGAGTCGATCACTGTTGAAGTGGTTTTCCCATAAGGGATCTCTGTGATTGCAAGCGTTTTGTTATCAATCTTGTTGATCTTGGCACGCACTTTCACTGCTCCGCCACGTTCTCCGTCGTTGTATTTGGCTACGTCAATCGATCCGCCTGTCTGGAAATCGGGATACAGTTGGAATTCCTCTCCACGCAGGTAACTGATGGAAGCATCGCAAAGTTCGTTGAAGTTATGTGGCAATATCTTGGAAGAAAGTCCAACGGCGATACCTTCCACTCCCTGTGCCAGTAATAACGGGAATTTCACAGGAAGAGTGACCGGTTCCTTATTTCGTCCGTCGTATGACAATTTCCATTCGGTAGTTTTGGGGTTGAAGACAACATCCAGTGCAAACTTGGATAAACGCGCCTCGATATAACGTGGAGCAGCCGCACCGTCTCCAGTGAGAATATTACCCCAGTTACCCTGGCAGTCAATCAACAGGTCTTTCTGTCCTAACTGTACCAAGGCATCCCCGATGGAAGCATCACCGTGGGGGTGGAACTGCATGGTGTGTCCCACAATATTTGCCACTTTGTTATACCGTCCGTCATCCAGACGTTTCATAGAATGCAGGATACGGCGTTGTACAGGCTTTAAACCGTCATTGATATGAGGTACGGCACGTTCCAAAATAACGTATGAAGCATAGTCCAGAAACCAATTCTGGTACATGCCTGTTAACTGATGTTTTACGTTTTCGTCCCGCGCGTCCGCTGGTTTGTAGTCTGAATGTTTTTCCGTTATCTCGTTGATTTCGTCACTCATATATCAATCTTCGCTTTGCTTTAACAACAAGTTTTCTTCTATCCATCAAAAAAAAGGAGGATGTGCACGCAAAAATACGAAATAAATTCAATATGAGGACGAAAAGAACTCACGTTTTTTATGATACTGAGAGCTTCAGTAATCCTTTGTTTTCTTGTATAAACTTCCCGAAGACTTGACAAAGCCCTTTTTATGTTGTATATTTGTAGTCGGCTATCCAGTTTTAATTAAAACCTGAACCAATGAAAAAAGAATTGTTTTTTGCTGCATCTGATAGGAAGTATATGCCTTTAATTTGGTATGATATACTGACAATATAACGAACGGAAGTCTGAGAAAACAGACTCTGTGAGACTCATTTATCATTGATGGGCTGCGAACTCTTAGCGGGTTCGCAGCCTTTTTT
The Bacteroides caecimuris DNA segment above includes these coding regions:
- a CDS encoding DNA gyrase/topoisomerase IV subunit A; this encodes MSDEINEITEKHSDYKPADARDENVKHQLTGMYQNWFLDYASYVILERAVPHINDGLKPVQRRILHSMKRLDDGRYNKVANIVGHTMQFHPHGDASIGDALVQLGQKDLLIDCQGNWGNILTGDGAAAPRYIEARLSKFALDVVFNPKTTEWKLSYDGRNKEPVTLPVKFPLLLAQGVEGIAVGLSSKILPHNFNELCDASISYLRGEEFQLYPDFQTGGSIDVAKYNDGERGGAVKVRAKINKIDNKTLAITEIPYGKTTSTVIDSILKAVDKGKIKIRKVDDNTAANVEILVHLAPGTSSDKTIDALYAFTDCEVSISPNCCVIDDSKPHFLTVSKVLRKSADNTLDLLKQELEIKKNEILEALHFASLEKIFIEERIYKDKEFEQSKDMDAACAHIDERLTPYYPNFIREVTKEDILKLMEIKMGRILKFNSDKADELIARMKEEVAEIDNHLAHIVDYTVNWYQMLKNKYGKNFPRRTELRNFDTIEAAKVVEANEKLYINREEGFIGTALKKDEFVACCSDIDDVIIFFRDGKYIVTPVADKKFVGKNVLYVNVFKKNDKRTIYNVAYRDGKEGTTYVKRFAVTSVVRDREYDVTQGTPDSRITYFSANPNGEAEIIKVTLKPNPRVRRIIFEQDFSEVGIKGRQARGIILTRLPIHKITLKQKGGSTLGGRKVWFDRDVLRLNYDGRGEYLGEFQSEDTILVVLNNGDFYNSNFDLSNHYEDNVSIVEKFNPNKIWTAALYDADQQNYPYLKRFCFEGSNRKQNYLGENKNNRLILLTDEYYPRLEVVFGGHDSFRDPLEIDADEFIAVKGFKAKGKRITTYTVETINELEPTRFPEPSQEQQEVPEKEPENLDPDSGKSEGDIIDEITGQMKLF